Proteins encoded in a region of the Fusarium keratoplasticum isolate Fu6.1 chromosome 13, whole genome shotgun sequence genome:
- a CDS encoding DAO domain-containing protein produces MAPDTQHLKTDSILIVGAGIFGLGTALELKKRGYENVVVLDRYNVPVPDGSSVDISRIIRVEYADETYAKMAREALEEWNTTYKEHFYPSGFVLMADKNADATYVTKSKAMSDKLGDSSGDIIDADTLKSQYPHFPSNTENLTAYVNPRGGWADAQAAVRQMAQECSQRGVSFITGPRGRVTSLRIHKKRIVGVNVAEGESHFATQVILATGAWSGQLLPIAHASSASGQSVGFVELSPEEAESLRGMPVIMNFSTGVFVFPPYPGNNLLKVAHHGFGVATQVSVDNGKRVVSSPKLAGNNADAGYLPDDADEHLRAGLAQLVPRFGARPWLRRRMCWYSDTPDGDFIADHHPEIDRLFIATGGSGHAFKFLPVLGKYITDCFEGKASEQIRRKWRLRLPDGQGAFIKKGDGSRGGQPWRMLCVEEQAKL; encoded by the exons ATGGCTCCCGACACTCAGCATCTCAAGACCGACTCCATTCTCATAGTTGGTGCTGGTATCTTTGGCCTCGGCACTGCTCTGGaactgaagaagaggggatACGAGAACGTGGTCGTTCTTGACCGGTATAACGTTCCCGTCCCAGATGGAAGCAGTGTCGACATTTCCAGAATCATCCGTGTTGAGTATGCAGATGAGACATACGCCAAGATGGCCCGCGAGGCCTTGGAGGAGTGGAACACGACTTATAAGGAGCACTTCTACCCTTCCGGTTTCGTCTTGATGGCCGATAAGAACGCCGATGCCACCTATGTCACGAAGAGCAAGGCCATGAGTGACAAGCTCGGTGATTCCAGCGGCGACATTATTGACGCCGACACTCTCAAATCTCAGTATCCACACTTTCCTTCCAACACTGAAAATCTAACTGCGTATGTTAACCCCAGAGGTGGCTGGGCGGATGCACAGGCTGCTGTTCGACAGATGGCTCAAGAGTGCAGTCAGCGAGGCGTCAGCTTCATTACTGGCCCTAGAGGGCGGGTGACATCCCTCCGGATTCACAAGAAGCGCATTGTCGGTGTCAATGTTGCTGAGGGAGAGTCTCACTTTGCTACTCAGGTCATTCTGGCGACCGGAGCCTGGTCCGGTCAACTGTTGCCCATCGCCCATGCATCTTCCGCCTCCGGTCAATCTGTCGGGTTCGTCGAGTTATCACCTGAAGAGGCAGAGTCCCTGCGTGGGATGCCCGTCATCATGAACTTCAGCACTGGAGTCTTCGTCTTCCCCCCGTACCCTGGCAACAATCTCCTCAAAGTTGCCCACCATGGTTTTGGAGTCGCCACGCAGGTTTCCGTTGACAATGGAAAAAGAGTTGTTTCGTCGCCCAAGCTGGCTGGTAACAACGCCGACGCTGGATATCTCCCTGATGATGCTGACGAGCATCTGCGAGCGGGATTGGCCCAGCTTGTGCCCCGGTTCggagctcggccttggctgagGAGGCGCATGTGCTGGTACTCTGATACCCCTGACGGTGACTTCATCGCCGACCACCATCCTGAAATAGATAGACTGTTTATTGCTACCGGCGGTTCTGGCCA TGCTTTCAAGTTTTTGCCAGTGCTGGGCAAGTATATCACTGACTGCTTCGAGGGCAAGGCGTCCGAGCAGATTCGCCGGAAGTGGAGGCTAAGGCTCCCTGATGGGCAGGGCGCTTTTATTAAGAAGGGAGATGGAAGCCGAGGTGGCCAGCCTTGGCGAATGCTCTGTGTCGAGGAGCAGGCTAAACTGTAG
- a CDS encoding Methyltransf-25 domain-containing protein gives MATAEKTQYDAFAPKYASVEELPCSKLEAELVRNALGNCSDLKVLDLGGGSGLHARRAVDAGAAIVDVVDISPEMMHAGQDVETQLGRQGRIRWLEADVTRPLGEQLDLPQHGYDIVMANWVFDHAASMSDLKNMWENVIAGLKPGGRFIGVRAKSVRAEYMSYGKYGVTFTEIKEIPNGLQYKVGCVTQPPFSFEATSMESSYSLSDDIARELGLVDFQVCRPEDTEIVKNDLSFWGDYVKDPNFVVVMARA, from the coding sequence ATGGCTACCGCCGAGAAAACACAGTACGATGCTTTCGCTCCGAAATATGCCTCAGTCGAGGAGCTCCCCTGTTCAAAGCTCGAGGCCGAACTAGTCCGCAACGCCCTAGGCAACTGCAGCGAcctcaaagtccttgacctcggtgGAGGTAGCGGGCTCCACGCCCGGCGCGCAGTGGATGCCGGTGCCGCCAtcgttgatgtcgtcgacatcTCGCCCGAGATGATGCACGCGGGTCAGGACGTCGAGACGCAGCTAGGCCGGCAGGGACGCATCCGCTGGCTCGAGGCCGACGTGACGCGGCCGTTGGGTGAGCAGCTCGACTTGCCGCAACATGGGTACGATATAGTCATGGCAAACTGGGTATTTGATCATGCCGCTTCAATGTCGGATCTGAAGAACATGTGGGAAAACGTGATCGCGGGCTTGAAGCCTGGTGGAAGGTTCATCGGAGTGAGGGCGAAGAGTGTGCGTGCGGAATACATGAGCTACGGGAAATACGGCGTCACGTTCACGGAGATTAAGGAGATTCCAAATGGCCTGCAGTACAAGGTTGGATGCGTGACCCAGCCGCCCTTTTCCTTTGAGGCTACGTCGATGGAGTCGAGCTATTCGCTTTCCGACGATATTGCTCGCGAACTTGGGCTAGTCGACTTTCAGGTTTGCCGGCCAGAGGACACGGAAATTGTCAAGAATGATTTGAGCTTTTGGGGGGATTATGTCAAGGATCCTAactttgttgttgttatgGCAAGGGCATAG
- a CDS encoding hypothetical protein (Related to methyltransferase [Fusarium fujikuroi IMI 58289]), whose translation MAEEQDGPETPPLVADDNAVQDAFDDGDSALGDDAGSDTTSLRSSILKYREENGRTYHAYKDGAYVLPNDETENERLDLQHHLFLLTFDGRLHAAPLPKKLRRAFDAGCGTGIWAIEFADEHPECEVTGVDLSPIQPTAIPPNVSFYVDDLEEPWGYSTKFDFVFARFLTGSIRDWPKFFRQSWENLSPGGIIELIDIIYPLTSDDGTLAEDSALYKWSTLLSSAFTANGSPMDSALKYQEQLKDTGFVDIHVVKRKWPLNRWPKDQKHKQIGIWAHQNTMDALSALSLAVFTRPKGGGGLGWSNEELEVFLPAVRKDIRNLNIHSYWPIWSVYATKPESQ comes from the exons ATGGCCGAAGAACAAGACGGTCCTGAGACGCCCCCGCTCGTCGCCGATGATAAT GCTGTCCAAGACGCgttcgatgatggcgactcGGCCCTTGGAGAC GATGCCGGGAGTGATACTACGTCTTTGAGATCAAGCATCTTAAAGTATCGCGAGGAGAATGGTAGGACATATCATGCGTACAAGGATGGCG CGTATGTCCTACCCAATGACGAG ACCGAGAACGAGCGACTAG ACCTTCAGCACCACTTATTCCTTCTTACTTTCGATGGAAGGCTTCATGCAGCCCCTTTGCCCAAGAAGCTCCGCCGCGCGTTTGATGCCGGATGTGGCACAGGTATCTGGGCCATCGAGTTCG CGGACGAGCATCCCGAGTGCGAAGTTACTGGCGTTGATCTGAGCCCGATCCAACCTACAGC TATCCCTCCCAACGTTTCTTTTTACGTAGATGATTTAGAGGAACCTTGGGGCTACTCAACCAAGTTTGACTTTGTCTTTGCTCGCTTTCTAACAGGATCGATTCGTGACTGGCCCAAGTTTTTCAGGCAGTCATGGGA GAACCTGAGCCCGGGTGGCATAATTGAActcatcgacatcatctaTCCCCTTACGTCCGATGACGGCACGCTCGCTGAAGACTCGGCGCTATATAAGTGGTCAACTCTGCTGTCGAGCGCCTTCACTGCCAACGGCTCTCCTATGGACAGCGCGCTGAAGTACCAGGAACAACTCAAAGATACTGGCTTTGTCGACATCCACGTGGTGAAGCGCAAGTGGCCGCTGAATCGTTGGCCCAAGGACCAGAAACACAAACAAATCG GAATTTGGGCGCATCAGAACACCATGGATGCCCTGTCGGCGTTGAGCCTGGCTGTGTTTACGCGCCCTAAAGGTGGAGGTGGTCTTGGCTGGAGCAACGAGGAACTGGAGGTGTTCCTGCCTGCCGTCCGTAAGGATATAAGGAACTTGAATATCCACTCGTACTGGCCAAT CTGGTCAGTATACGCTACGAAACCAGAGTCACAGTAG
- a CDS encoding Sugar porter (SP) family MFS transporter, with amino-acid sequence MAKDTETAGAVQPVNPYGIDDAMLQDAHAAGEAERDLKLWASLKLYPKAVGWSILLSTVIIMEGFDTVLIGTLYAYPPFQRDFGIKQADGSYQLTAAWQSGLSNGILVGEIFGLYICGFISERYGYRWTLIGALIAVIGFVFIVFFAGSLVQLLIGEILLGVPWGIFQTLTTQYASEVCPTHLRAYLTTYVNLCWVMGQLIASGVLRAMLSRNDIWGYRIPFALQWMWPVPLIVGIFLAPESPWWLVRKGKLGEAKRSLLRLTTSVQQADQQTSVVDGQGRAAPSTVPGFDVDKTISMMVYTNEVEKAETEGTGYLDLFRGSVSRRRTEIVCATWLVQQLCGTSLQAFSTYFYQNAGLDVSNSFNLSLGQYGIGFFGTIGSWFFVSKFGRRDLYLFGQIGLTLVLFSIGCTTFSGKTSASQWAAGSLLLGHALVYNLSVGPVCYSLVSEIPSTRLRGKAIVLARNTYNVGGIVINIITPRMVNPSAWNWGARAGFFWAGLCLLCAIWTYFRLPEPKGRTFLELDILFENHVSARNFSKTQVDTILRNVEHEAKTDKLGPTATHVG; translated from the coding sequence ATGGCCAAAGACACCGAAACCGCCGGGGCAGTCCAGCCTGTCAACCCCTACGGAATTGACGATGCCATGCTTCAAGATGCCCATGCAGCTGGCGAAGCTGAGCGAGACTTGAAGCTCTGGGCCTCTTTGAAGCTCTACCCCAAGGCTGTGGGCTGGTCCATCCTGCTCTCGACAGTCATCATTATGGAAGGATTCGATACTGTTCTCATCGGAACCCTCTATGCATACCCTCCCTTCCAACGAGACTTCGGTATCAAGCAGGCCGATGGCAGCTACCAGTTGACTGCGGCCTGGCAATCTGGTCTCTCGAACGGCATTCTCGTCGGCGAGATCTTCGGTCTTTACATCTGTGGTTTCATTTCGGAGAGGTACGGCTATCGCTGGACTCTCATTGGCGCACTTATTGCAGTCATTGGGTTTGTCTTCATTGTCTTCTTCGCGGGCTCTCTGGTCCAACTGCTTATCGGAGAGATCCTGCTTGGTGTCCCGTGGGGCATCTTCCAAACTCTAACAACCCAATACGCCTCGGAAGTCTGCCCGACCCATCTTCGAGCTTACTTGACCACCTATGTCAACCTCTGTTGGGTTATGGGACAGCTTATCGCTTCTGGTGTCTTGCGCGCTATGTTATCACGCAACGACATTTGGGGTTACCGCATTCCTTTTGCTCTCCAGTGGATGTGGCCAGTGCCGTTGATTGTCgggatcttcttggctcCTGAATCTCCTTGGTGGCTTGTTCGCAAGGGCAAGTTGGGAGAGGCGAAGCGTTCGCTACTCCGCCTTACTACCAGCGTCCAACAAGCCGATCAGCAGACCAGTGTTGTCGACGGGCAGGGGCGGGCAGCCCCCAGTACCGTACCTGGCTTCGATGTTGACAAGACTATTTCCATGATGGTCTACACCAATGAGGTCGAGAAGGCCGAGACTGAGGGAACAGGATACTTGGACCTGTTCAGAGGGTCGGTGTCTAGACGAAGAACCGAGATCGTTTGTGCTACTTGGTTGGTCCAGCAGCTCTGCGGTACTTCTCTGCAAGCCTTCTCAACGTACTTCTACCAAAATGCAGGTTTAGATGTGTCTAACAGCTTTAATTTGTCACTTGGTCAGTACGGCATTGGCTTCTTCGGCACCATCGGATCTTGGTTCTTTGTCAGCAAATTTGGTCGTCGCGACCTCTACCTGTTCGGGCAGATTGGCTTGACACTGGTACTGTTCAGCATCGGCTGTACTACCTTCTCGGGCAAGACTTCGGCATCTCAATGGGCCGCTGGtagtctcctcctcggccatgcCCTCGTCTACAACCTTAGCGTCGGCCCCGTCTGCTACTCCCTGGTATCCGAGATTCCTTCCACTCGTCTTCGGGGAAAGGCTATTGTGCTTGCCAGGAATACGTACAACGTTGGCGGTATTGTCATCAATATCATCACCCCGCGCATGGTGAACCCTTCGGCATGGAATTGGGGAGCGAGAGCCGGATTCTTCTGGGCTGGTCTTTGCCTCTTATGCGCAATCTGGACTTACTTCCGCCTCCCTGAACCTAAGGGTAGAACTTTCCTTGAGCTGGATATTCTCTTTGAGAATCACGTTTCCGCTAGAAATTTCTCCAAGACCCAGGTCGATACCATCTTAAGGAATGTTGAGCATGAGGCCAAGACCGACAAACTCGGCCCAACTGCTACGCATGTTGGTTAG